In Zingiber officinale cultivar Zhangliang chromosome 8B, Zo_v1.1, whole genome shotgun sequence, a single genomic region encodes these proteins:
- the LOC122017067 gene encoding probable NADH dehydrogenase [ubiquinone] 1 alpha subcomplex subunit 5, mitochondrial isoform X1 has product MRSSTVIEFDFEAKMFLRRVLLGGGWRAMSTQVGKKVKETTGIVGLDVVPNAREVLISLYTRTLREIQVVPPDEGYRKAVESFTRQRLNVCLEEDDWEEIENRLGCGQVEELIEEAKDELTLISKMIEYSVTILILGVCLRALRHYVTAEGRTFKRLIERIIPCFLLLHPFVETWMSYIYC; this is encoded by the exons ATGCGCTCTTCCACGGTGATCGAGTTCGATTTTGAGGCGAAGATGTTCCTGCGGCGAGTGCTGTTGGGCGGCGGATGGCGGGCTATGTCGACGCAAGTAGGGAAGAAGGTGAAGGAGACGACCGGGATTGTGGGGCTCGACGTGGTGCCCAACGCCCGCGAGGTGCTGATCTCCCTCTACACCCGCACCCTAAGGGAGATCCAGGTCGTGCCCCCGGACGAGGGCTACCGCAAGGCCGTCGAGAGCTTCACCCGCCAACGCCTCAACGTTTGCCTGGAGGAGGATGACTGGGAGGAGATCGAGAACCGCCTGGGGTGCGGCCAGGTCGAGGAGCTCATCGAGGAGGCGAAGGACGAGCTCACGCTTATCTCCAAGATGATCG AGTACTCTGTCACGATCTTGATTTTGGGAGTGTGTCTCCGTGCGTTGAGGCACTATGTGACAGCTGAGGGAAGAACCTTCAAGAGATTGATTGAGCGGATCATTCCCTGTTTTCTTCTTCTGCATCCCTTTGTTGAAACCTGGATGTCTTATATCTATTGTTAA
- the LOC122017067 gene encoding probable NADH dehydrogenase [ubiquinone] 1 alpha subcomplex subunit 5, mitochondrial isoform X3, producing the protein MRSSTVIEFDFEAKMFLRRVLLGGGWRAMSTQVGKKVKETTGIVGLDVVPNAREVLISLYTRTLREIQVVPPDEGYRKAVESFTRQRLNVCLEEDDWEEIENRLGCGQVEELIEEAKDELTLISKMIGHI; encoded by the exons ATGCGCTCTTCCACGGTGATCGAGTTCGATTTTGAGGCGAAGATGTTCCTGCGGCGAGTGCTGTTGGGCGGCGGATGGCGGGCTATGTCGACGCAAGTAGGGAAGAAGGTGAAGGAGACGACCGGGATTGTGGGGCTCGACGTGGTGCCCAACGCCCGCGAGGTGCTGATCTCCCTCTACACCCGCACCCTAAGGGAGATCCAGGTCGTGCCCCCGGACGAGGGCTACCGCAAGGCCGTCGAGAGCTTCACCCGCCAACGCCTCAACGTTTGCCTGGAGGAGGATGACTGGGAGGAGATCGAGAACCGCCTGGGGTGCGGCCAGGTCGAGGAGCTCATCGAGGAGGCGAAGGACGAGCTCACGCTTATCTCCAAGATGATCG GGCATATTTGA
- the LOC122017067 gene encoding probable NADH dehydrogenase [ubiquinone] 1 alpha subcomplex subunit 5, mitochondrial isoform X2, giving the protein MRSSTVIEFDFEAKMFLRRVLLGGGWRAMSTQVGKKVKETTGIVGLDVVPNAREVLISLYTRTLREIQVVPPDEGYRKAVESFTRQRLNVCLEEDDWEEIENRLGCGQVEELIEEAKDELTLISKMIAFARPIVL; this is encoded by the exons ATGCGCTCTTCCACGGTGATCGAGTTCGATTTTGAGGCGAAGATGTTCCTGCGGCGAGTGCTGTTGGGCGGCGGATGGCGGGCTATGTCGACGCAAGTAGGGAAGAAGGTGAAGGAGACGACCGGGATTGTGGGGCTCGACGTGGTGCCCAACGCCCGCGAGGTGCTGATCTCCCTCTACACCCGCACCCTAAGGGAGATCCAGGTCGTGCCCCCGGACGAGGGCTACCGCAAGGCCGTCGAGAGCTTCACCCGCCAACGCCTCAACGTTTGCCTGGAGGAGGATGACTGGGAGGAGATCGAGAACCGCCTGGGGTGCGGCCAGGTCGAGGAGCTCATCGAGGAGGCGAAGGACGAGCTCACGCTTATCTCCAAGATGATCG CTTTTGCAAGACCAATTGTCTTATGA